A stretch of Heterodontus francisci isolate sHetFra1 chromosome 1, sHetFra1.hap1, whole genome shotgun sequence DNA encodes these proteins:
- the rhoh gene encoding rho-related GTP-binding protein RhoH yields MSSIKCVLVGDVKVGKTALLVRFTSETFPDLYKPTVYDNTGVDVFMDGTQISLGLWDTSGNDSFQGIRPLSYQQADVVLICYSVANPMSYLNVRNKWMPEVRGFLPKIPILVVATQVDQRDVGTFRTITSVDGKRLARDIGARGYLECSAITNRGVQEVFECGVRTAVSYIKKQSKRKFIDLNKCVIA; encoded by the coding sequence ATGAGCTCCATAAAATGTGTTCTTGTGGGTGATGTAAAGGTGGGAAAAACAGCATTATTGGTAAGGTTTACATCGGAGACTTTTCCAGATCTCTACAAGCCCACAGTTTATGACAATACTGGAGTAGATGTGTTTATGGATGGAACTCAGATCAGCCTGGGACTCTGGGATACATCAGGAAATGATTCATTTCAAGGAATTCGCCCACTTTCTTACCAACAGGCTGATGTGGTGTTAATTTGCTACTCTGTAGCAAACCCCATGTCATACTTGAACGTTAGAAATAAATGGATGCCAGAAGTCAGAGGTTTTTTACCAAAGATTCCAATATTGGTCGTTGCCACACAAGTAGACCAGCGTGACGTCGGCACTTTTCGCACCATCACATCTGTTGATGGGAAGAGGCTGGCAAGAGATATCGGAGCACGAGGTTACCTGGAGTGCTCAGCAATTACTAACAGAGGGGTGCAAGAAGTGTTTGAATGCGGAGTGAGGACTGCTGTCAGCTACATAAAAAAACAAAGCAAGAGGAAGTTTATAGACCTCAATAAATGTGTGATAGCCTGA